CTCCCGGAACCACGACCGTAGCCACTCGCCGGCGTTGGTGGCCAGCGCCGCGAGGCGCTCGCTGATGAGGTCCCGAACCCGCTCGCCGCCGAGCACGCCCTTCTTGGAGGGGTAGACCGGCATGATGCAGTTCACCCAGTCCGCCGGCGCCAGGGTGGCGTTGCCGAGCTGGTACTGCTCGCGCCAGACCTTCAGCGTGCCCTGGGCGACGTAGGTGGCCCCGGATTCGCGCCACGCCTCCTGGAGGGGGCGGACGTTGCCGAAGGCGACCAGGGTGACGGGGGTGCCCTCGGCATCGAGGCCGGGGGCGGTGATCCGTTTCGGCGGCCCGTCGTGGATGGTGGCCGGGCCGGCCACGGTCACCGAGAGCACCGCGTTGGTGTTGCCTTCCTCCCACGCCGACGCCGGCTGGGCGGTGAGATCGAGATACTTGCGCGGCAGCAGTAGGGCGGCCAGGTCGGCATGGGGCACGCCCATGTGGGTGATCCGCTGTTCGGTCTTCATAGAGAGCCCTCCTGCAGGAAGGTGGCGACCTCCCCGAAACCCCAGAAGCCGGAGATGGGTGCGGTCACCGCCAAGAACCCCAGCAGCAGCACGACCTCCCCGAGCCCGCCGACGGATACCGCCGGCGGCAGCCGGACCCGGTTACCTAGCGGCCAGAACAACGGGATCCCCGACTCGGTCACCGCATCGCCGAGCAGGTGGGCGAGGTAGCCCACGGCGAAGGCCATGACGAGCCCGGCGCCGAGCTGGGGCCACCAGACGATGGCGCTCACCGCCGCCGCCACGG
This region of Thiohalospira halophila DSM 15071 genomic DNA includes:
- a CDS encoding metal-dependent hydrolase encodes the protein MMAFSHMLMGIASWGTVATATGQPMDPATMGAAFLGSLAPDIDHPRSWLGRRLPFISWPLAGLVGHRGITHSLLAVAAAVSAIVWWPQLGAGLVMAFAVGYLAHLLGDAVTESGIPLFWPLGNRVRLPPAVSVGGLGEVVLLLGFLAVTAPISGFWGFGEVATFLQEGSL